Proteins from one Mucilaginibacter jinjuensis genomic window:
- a CDS encoding FecR family protein codes for MLYEKAKELLIKYKAGNCTDAEKALVEKWLFQYQNEDLDLSDERIETIGQEIWLNLPKPQLKIVKKSLWLRVAAAATVLLFLSVGLYFMFNGASYGPHAVVYKTDIKPGANTAILTLASGKTIELTGAKNGELASDGNAVISKAANGEVVYHIKDTTNENQLAYNTMATPRSGQYHLVLADGTNVWLNAESSIKYPTVFSGNERKVEITGEAYFEVAHNAAKPFRVVTKGQVVEVLGTHFNVNAYTDEPVIKTTLLEGSVKVTQNQNTAMLIPGQQAQVNGGAGNAAIKVIEHADTDEATAWKNGLFQFNKASIESIMRQAARWYNVEVSYSDNKKPVKTFTGNISRNSNLSQLLEILSYTGSRFEIDGKKIIVKTE; via the coding sequence ATGCTATACGAGAAAGCTAAAGAACTACTAATAAAATACAAAGCAGGAAATTGTACCGATGCCGAAAAGGCACTGGTAGAAAAATGGCTGTTTCAATACCAAAATGAAGATCTTGATCTGTCTGATGAAAGGATCGAGACTATAGGGCAGGAGATATGGCTTAACCTGCCTAAGCCACAATTAAAAATTGTTAAGAAATCTTTATGGCTGCGTGTAGCCGCTGCAGCTACTGTGCTGTTGTTTTTATCGGTAGGTTTATATTTTATGTTTAATGGTGCCAGCTATGGCCCTCACGCTGTAGTATATAAAACTGATATTAAGCCCGGTGCCAACACAGCGATACTAACCCTGGCCAGCGGTAAAACTATTGAACTAACAGGTGCCAAAAATGGCGAACTGGCGAGCGATGGCAACGCTGTTATTAGTAAAGCTGCTAATGGAGAGGTTGTATATCATATAAAGGATACAACGAATGAGAATCAATTGGCCTATAATACGATGGCTACGCCTCGCAGCGGGCAATATCATTTGGTACTGGCTGATGGTACTAATGTTTGGCTAAATGCCGAGTCGTCTATTAAATATCCTACAGTTTTTTCGGGTAATGAGCGCAAGGTAGAAATTACTGGTGAGGCTTATTTTGAAGTAGCCCATAACGCAGCCAAACCTTTCAGGGTGGTTACAAAAGGGCAGGTAGTAGAAGTTTTAGGCACCCATTTCAACGTAAATGCTTATACAGACGAACCTGTTATTAAAACTACCTTATTAGAAGGCAGCGTTAAGGTAACCCAAAACCAAAATACAGCTATGTTAATTCCGGGTCAGCAGGCACAGGTTAATGGTGGTGCCGGCAATGCCGCAATCAAAGTTATTGAACATGCTGATACCGATGAGGCAACAGCCTGGAAAAACGGCTTGTTCCAATTCAACAAAGCAAGTATCGAATCTATTATGCGCCAGGCAGCGCGCTGGTATAATGTAGAGGTAAGTTATAGCGATAATAAAAAGCCGGTTAAAACCTTTACCGGTAATATCTCCAGAAACAGCAACCTGTCTCAGTTGCTCGAAATATTAAGTTATACCGGAAGCAGGTTTGAAATTGATGGCAAAAAGATAATTGTAAAAACAGAATAA
- a CDS encoding TonB-dependent receptor: MNFNAISIAMPKVWLPPKILLVMKITTLLLIIGFTQVSAAAFSQRVTLSEKNASLEKVLKIIKKQSGFLMFYNDQDLKNANKVDADFKNASVEDALNSCFANQPLNYSIIDRTIVVQKKDASVFDALKSTLNISVGIKGKVTNEKGEPMPGVTVRVTRGGKYVNKAVSTTNDGSYYVDAAQNDVLIFSYVGYKNKEVTVYSQTPINVSLEPEVSGLEQVVVVGYGTTKRKDLTGSVSSIDPKEIRDVPFATLDQALSGKASGVQVVQGDGSPGGVAKIRIRGGTSILGGNDPLYIIDGVQITVQNKYVSSPGDVVNPLSANDSNGGAISGAFARGLNSLGGLNINDIESIDILKDASATAIYGSKAANGVVIITTKKGKYDQKPSIELNYYAGVSTPKKEKLLDADQYKMIMHEAAQNLSTELTNNGKPANSIATSILTDPNFLGNANTDWLDQVLRNSFNQNIDLSVRGGGQASRYYTSLSYTDQDGVVRGTDFKRISGKVNLDNIITPKLRIVNNIDYGFTTSDVNNGAYTQALLAPPTFAPYNADGSINTFTGDQLGSYASSGVQNPLSLLKNSINQGKIAAVLGSMSLEYDILKDLKFKSIASINYQQYHQHDYTPSTALVRGDAGSTSSQNGIASQSQTESTTFLFENTLSYNKQFDDNNRIDVVAGTSWQQDKSNTFQASGQGFPDDQVLTDLSSAAVVLPPQSYSSQNSLLSFYARANYAFKDRYLLTFTGRSDASSKFPAANRTAFFPSGGVAWRLSQESFLKKVSWINDLKIRASAGYTGTQDIGDHLFRTLYTPASYAGTNALVPSQLGNNTIKWESTLQKDAGLDFALFDSRLSGDIGIYQKNTSGLLFNQALAPSSAYSSVIANIADIRNRGLEIELHGDFIRGKRFNWSGAFNISFNRSKVTNINQNFSDPNESGTYLGNTIISEGKPLGLFYGQQFTGIINTPAQLAAYKKQYSLYPFITPYLNIGDPMYKMSPYGFVSSSEIIGNAEPKFFGGYTNTLNYKGLSLTTLFTYSYGGKILYLADINNQKVTDLTNKGIAILGRWTPDNTSADRPRLVYGQQGNISTASNDIYNGSYLKLKSVTLAYQIPKQLMDKWKMQSASVYISATNLFTITKYPGPDPEVSNDPYSLISGYSDAAAYPTVKQFSLGFRIGL, translated from the coding sequence ATGAATTTTAACGCTATCTCTATAGCCATGCCCAAGGTATGGCTTCCCCCTAAAATATTGTTGGTTATGAAAATAACTACGTTGCTATTGATAATAGGTTTTACACAGGTAAGTGCAGCAGCGTTTAGTCAGCGTGTTACGCTTAGTGAGAAAAATGCTTCGCTCGAAAAAGTACTGAAGATCATTAAAAAGCAAAGCGGCTTTTTAATGTTTTATAATGATCAGGACCTGAAAAATGCAAATAAGGTAGATGCTGATTTCAAAAATGCCAGTGTTGAGGATGCCCTTAACAGTTGCTTTGCTAACCAGCCTTTAAACTATTCGATAATAGACAGAACTATTGTTGTACAGAAAAAGGATGCTTCTGTTTTTGATGCACTAAAAAGCACGCTTAATATTTCGGTAGGTATTAAGGGCAAGGTAACTAACGAAAAGGGGGAGCCTATGCCCGGCGTTACCGTACGTGTTACCAGGGGCGGTAAATACGTTAACAAAGCAGTATCAACCACTAATGATGGTAGTTATTATGTAGATGCCGCTCAAAACGACGTGCTGATATTTAGTTACGTTGGTTACAAAAACAAAGAAGTTACGGTTTACTCGCAAACACCAATTAATGTAAGCCTCGAACCCGAAGTTTCGGGCTTAGAGCAGGTGGTAGTGGTAGGGTATGGTACTACTAAAAGAAAGGACCTTACCGGTTCTGTTTCATCTATCGATCCAAAAGAAATCAGAGACGTACCCTTCGCCACATTAGATCAGGCTTTGAGCGGTAAAGCTTCTGGTGTACAAGTGGTACAGGGAGATGGTTCACCCGGTGGGGTTGCCAAGATCCGTATTCGTGGCGGTACTTCAATTTTGGGTGGTAATGATCCGCTTTATATTATTGATGGTGTACAAATCACGGTTCAAAATAAATACGTTTCAAGCCCTGGTGATGTTGTCAACCCGCTTTCTGCAAACGATAGTAATGGTGGCGCCATCAGTGGTGCATTTGCCCGTGGCCTGAATAGTTTAGGTGGCCTAAACATCAATGATATTGAGAGCATCGACATTTTGAAAGATGCATCAGCTACTGCAATTTACGGTTCTAAAGCAGCCAATGGTGTTGTTATTATCACTACCAAGAAAGGTAAGTACGATCAAAAACCATCTATCGAGTTAAATTATTACGCAGGGGTTTCTACGCCGAAGAAAGAAAAGTTACTTGATGCTGATCAGTATAAAATGATTATGCACGAGGCCGCGCAGAATTTAAGCACAGAGCTAACCAACAATGGTAAACCAGCCAACTCAATAGCGACCAGTATATTAACTGACCCTAATTTTTTAGGTAACGCTAATACAGATTGGCTGGATCAGGTGTTGCGTAATAGCTTTAACCAAAATATTGATTTATCGGTACGTGGCGGCGGTCAGGCATCACGTTACTACACTTCCTTATCATACACTGATCAGGATGGTGTAGTTAGAGGTACTGATTTTAAGCGTATATCCGGTAAAGTAAACCTGGATAACATTATTACACCAAAACTGCGCATTGTTAATAATATCGATTACGGTTTTACTACTTCTGATGTTAACAACGGCGCATATACACAGGCTTTACTTGCTCCGCCAACGTTTGCCCCTTATAATGCAGATGGTTCTATTAACACCTTTACTGGCGATCAATTGGGTAGTTATGCATCGAGCGGTGTGCAAAACCCTTTATCGTTACTTAAAAATAGTATTAACCAGGGTAAAATTGCTGCTGTATTAGGTTCTATGTCGTTGGAGTATGATATATTAAAAGACCTGAAGTTTAAAAGCATTGCGTCAATAAATTATCAGCAATACCATCAGCACGATTATACGCCAAGTACTGCACTGGTTAGGGGCGATGCAGGTTCTACTTCATCGCAAAACGGTATAGCCTCGCAATCACAAACAGAATCTACCACGTTCTTATTCGAAAACACATTAAGCTACAATAAGCAGTTTGATGATAATAACCGTATTGATGTTGTAGCCGGTACATCGTGGCAGCAAGATAAAAGCAATACCTTCCAGGCATCAGGCCAGGGCTTCCCGGATGATCAGGTGCTGACAGATCTATCATCAGCGGCAGTAGTACTGCCACCGCAATCGTATTCATCACAAAACTCATTACTGAGCTTTTATGCACGTGCAAACTATGCTTTCAAAGACCGTTATTTATTAACGTTCACAGGCCGTTCAGATGCTTCATCTAAATTCCCTGCGGCTAACCGTACAGCATTCTTTCCATCAGGTGGTGTGGCCTGGCGTTTATCGCAAGAAAGCTTCCTTAAAAAGGTGAGTTGGATCAATGACCTGAAAATACGCGCAAGTGCGGGTTATACCGGTACCCAGGACATTGGCGATCACCTGTTCCGTACGCTTTATACACCCGCCTCTTATGCCGGAACCAACGCTTTAGTGCCATCGCAATTGGGTAACAATACTATTAAATGGGAATCTACCTTGCAAAAAGATGCCGGTTTAGATTTTGCCTTATTTGATTCGCGTTTAAGTGGCGATATCGGTATTTACCAAAAAAACACTTCCGGTTTGTTATTTAACCAGGCTCTTGCGCCAAGTTCGGCTTATAGTAGTGTTATTGCCAATATTGCTGATATCAGAAATAGGGGTTTAGAAATTGAACTGCACGGCGACTTTATCCGCGGTAAAAGATTTAACTGGAGCGGTGCTTTCAATATCTCATTTAACCGCAGCAAGGTTACCAACATCAACCAAAACTTCTCGGATCCTAACGAATCGGGTACTTATCTTGGCAATACCATTATCAGCGAAGGGAAACCTCTTGGCTTGTTTTATGGCCAGCAGTTTACCGGTATCATCAATACACCTGCCCAGTTAGCGGCATACAAAAAGCAATATTCGCTTTATCCTTTCATTACCCCGTACTTAAATATTGGCGACCCGATGTATAAAATGTCGCCTTACGGTTTTGTAAGCAGCAGCGAAATTATTGGTAACGCAGAACCTAAGTTTTTTGGTGGCTACACTAATACTTTAAATTATAAAGGTTTATCGCTAACAACCTTATTCACATATTCTTATGGTGGTAAAATCTTGTACCTGGCCGATATCAACAATCAAAAGGTTACCGATTTAACCAACAAAGGTATTGCGATACTGGGCAGATGGACACCTGATAACACCTCGGCAGATCGCCCTCGTTTGGTGTATGGACAGCAAGGTAATATCTCAACAGCAAGTAATGATATTTACAATGGATCGTACCTCAAATTAAAGTCGGTTACGCTGGCTTATCAAATCCCGAAACAATTAATGGATAAATGGAAAATGCAGTCGGCATCGGTTTACATATCGGCTACCAATCTATTTACAATAACCAAATATCCTGGTCCAGACCCAGAGGTAAGTAATGATCCATACAGCTTAATAAGCGGGTATAGTGATGCTGCTGCTTATCCAACGGTTAAACAATTTTCACTGGGTTTCAGAATAGGTCTTTAA
- a CDS encoding hybrid sensor histidine kinase/response regulator transcription factor, whose protein sequence is MRSRFVFIFVMVTVWLAGELHGQQPAIRFRHISYRDGLIQSPVATMLQDKSGYIWIGSWSGLSRYDGTTFRNFRPNDAIPTAISHNRINKLYEDRAGILWIGTGGGLNRYNKNTETFQHVGLSTAKGGGNFITAIQQDNFNKLWVATFKGVKFVSADAKSLKTVEAWKNQQPELYQGIVYALAEDKRETIWAGISTGLKRFNPQTGSIIPLPAVVSENKTLASAKIIVIKQDNNNNLWFGTENSGLFIYNPTQNTCVNDVNKVNDPASLPSNLVNDILIKGNEVMIGTRNGLSIFNPDTKNFTNYNHNPADSRTLSDGSVWSLMEDHTGNVWIGTYSGGLNIYYPGNSNFTNIGEKVGNNIGLSKPLAEVITGDKDGGIWVGSFGGGLNYINRKNNTAKYFTVSDTKEREASDEVKSVLIDSLNNLWAGTLEGLFKFNRSTGTFSHIKLETINNKTGTKLINALLAAKEGIWVGTNGAGLKLVNYNGTESVKLTANAGGTEGLDDNYINCLASQGDALWIGTQNGLNRYDRRTHTFKSYRRKNSGLGNNNVLSLFIDKHNRLWIGTDGGGLNYLDEKSARMYPVRVTDGLTDDVIASIIGDNSGALWVSTNNGISKLTFGNAAFPLAKGNYHIAKYNAANGLQSNQFLVNSAYRTPEGEILFGGMNGITTFFPDRIIKNKFAPDILLTGFDINNKAVPFGKNEVLVLPVNESPKVKLAYDQNNLTIKFSALNFINPDKNVYAYKMAGLKNNEEWLLNGNQKEVSFTNLSPGHYTFTVKASNNDGYWNNKGRTLEIVITPPLWETWWAYLIYIFSAAFLFYKIVEFFQIRARLERDLYNEHLQNQRQEEFYKMKLDFFTNISHEIRTPLTLILGPVENLYNSTMENLQVNRQVLQIKNNAERLLRLIGELMDFRKADTGNMVLYVQPLAITSFVKEIYLSFMSQAESRHIQYDFIAEATDTSLYIDHDQLEKVFFNLLSNAFKFTPDHGHITVTLSQSIDGFAISIADNGKGVPVEHQAKLFTNFYQVRDGKSNMGTGIGLALSKSIVELHGGSVSFKSTPQHSGQKGSTVFTVKLPLNFTPSNNVHLIGDGSGADNVASFRREAEIDILNTPSPIKTNTQAASIVLAEDNAEIRRFLTESLPGYQISAFEDGAQAFNYAINHIPDLIISDVMMPVMDGLELCRKIKLDERTSHIPVILLTALATHIHQVNGLQTGADVYLTKPFSTRLLELHINNLLASRELMRKKFSQQLVLHPRQVLLNNPDEHFIQKLMDIIETNMENPEFGVVALGAEIGMSKSVLYKKICALTNLSPADFIKSMRLKRANDLLHQQKLSVSEISALVGFNDRKYFSQEFKKMYGQSPSAIISSAS, encoded by the coding sequence ATGAGATCAAGGTTCGTATTTATTTTCGTGATGGTTACCGTCTGGCTTGCCGGCGAGCTACATGGCCAACAGCCGGCTATCAGGTTCAGGCATATCAGCTATCGTGATGGCTTGATTCAAAGCCCTGTTGCTACCATGCTGCAGGATAAAAGCGGGTATATCTGGATTGGTAGCTGGAGCGGATTATCGCGTTATGATGGTACTACATTCAGAAACTTCCGCCCTAATGATGCCATTCCTACGGCTATCAGCCATAATCGAATTAATAAGCTATATGAAGATCGCGCAGGCATATTATGGATAGGCACCGGTGGCGGCCTTAATCGTTACAATAAAAACACCGAAACCTTTCAGCACGTGGGCCTGTCGACTGCTAAGGGTGGAGGTAACTTTATTACTGCCATACAACAGGATAACTTTAATAAATTATGGGTAGCCACGTTTAAAGGTGTCAAGTTTGTATCAGCCGATGCCAAATCATTAAAAACTGTAGAGGCCTGGAAAAACCAGCAACCCGAACTTTACCAGGGGATTGTATACGCCCTGGCCGAAGATAAGCGGGAAACCATTTGGGCCGGTATAAGCACAGGTTTAAAACGGTTTAACCCACAAACCGGCAGTATTATACCCCTGCCCGCTGTTGTTAGCGAAAATAAAACCCTCGCTTCGGCAAAAATCATTGTAATTAAGCAGGATAATAACAACAACCTTTGGTTCGGCACAGAAAACAGCGGGTTATTTATTTACAACCCCACACAAAACACATGCGTAAACGATGTTAACAAGGTTAATGACCCGGCAAGCCTCCCCTCTAACCTGGTTAACGATATACTGATAAAGGGCAATGAGGTGATGATCGGTACGCGTAACGGACTGTCGATCTTTAACCCCGATACCAAAAACTTTACCAATTATAACCACAACCCTGCCGATTCGCGCACGTTAAGCGATGGCTCTGTTTGGAGTTTAATGGAAGACCATACCGGCAATGTATGGATAGGCACTTACTCAGGCGGACTTAATATTTACTATCCGGGCAATTCAAATTTCACCAATATTGGCGAAAAGGTGGGCAACAATATCGGCCTCAGTAAACCTCTGGCCGAGGTTATTACCGGCGATAAGGATGGCGGCATTTGGGTAGGCTCATTCGGCGGTGGTTTAAATTATATTAACCGTAAAAACAATACCGCAAAGTATTTTACGGTTTCGGACACGAAGGAGCGTGAGGCCAGCGATGAAGTAAAATCGGTATTGATTGATTCACTGAATAATTTGTGGGCTGGCACTTTAGAAGGGCTTTTTAAATTTAATCGCAGCACGGGTACATTCAGCCATATTAAGCTCGAAACCATCAATAATAAAACCGGCACTAAACTCATTAATGCGCTGCTTGCTGCCAAAGAAGGCATTTGGGTAGGCACTAACGGAGCGGGGCTTAAACTTGTTAATTATAACGGAACAGAATCTGTAAAGCTAACCGCTAATGCAGGTGGCACTGAAGGCTTGGATGATAACTACATCAACTGCCTTGCGAGCCAGGGCGATGCCTTATGGATAGGCACGCAGAATGGCTTGAACAGATACGACAGGCGTACCCACACCTTTAAATCGTACAGGCGAAAAAATAGCGGGCTTGGCAACAACAATGTGCTATCCTTATTTATTGATAAGCACAACCGTTTATGGATTGGCACCGATGGCGGCGGGTTAAATTATCTTGACGAAAAGAGCGCCCGCATGTACCCGGTACGTGTTACAGATGGGCTAACGGATGATGTAATAGCCTCCATTATCGGCGATAACTCCGGCGCGCTTTGGGTGAGCACTAATAATGGCATTTCTAAACTAACATTTGGCAATGCCGCGTTTCCACTTGCAAAGGGTAATTACCACATTGCCAAATACAATGCAGCAAATGGGCTGCAAAGCAACCAATTCCTGGTTAACTCGGCCTATCGCACGCCCGAGGGCGAGATCTTGTTTGGTGGCATGAACGGCATTACCACATTTTTTCCCGACAGGATCATCAAAAACAAATTCGCACCTGATATTTTACTGACCGGGTTTGATATAAATAACAAGGCCGTGCCTTTCGGTAAAAATGAAGTGTTGGTATTGCCGGTTAATGAAAGCCCGAAGGTTAAACTCGCCTACGATCAAAACAACTTAACCATTAAATTTTCGGCCCTCAATTTCATCAACCCTGATAAAAATGTTTATGCCTACAAAATGGCGGGGCTTAAAAACAATGAAGAATGGTTATTAAACGGGAACCAGAAAGAGGTTAGTTTCACCAACTTATCGCCGGGCCATTATACATTTACAGTTAAAGCCTCTAATAACGATGGTTACTGGAATAACAAAGGCCGTACGCTCGAAATTGTAATTACTCCCCCACTTTGGGAAACATGGTGGGCTTACCTTATTTATATTTTTAGCGCTGCATTCCTGTTCTATAAAATTGTTGAGTTCTTCCAGATCCGTGCCAGGCTGGAGCGCGATTTGTATAACGAACACCTGCAAAACCAGCGCCAGGAAGAGTTTTACAAAATGAAGCTCGATTTCTTCACCAATATTTCGCACGAGATCCGTACGCCGCTAACGCTTATTCTTGGTCCGGTAGAGAACCTATACAATTCCACCATGGAAAACCTGCAGGTTAACAGGCAGGTACTGCAAATTAAAAACAATGCGGAAAGGCTGCTGCGGCTAATTGGCGAACTGATGGATTTTAGAAAGGCCGATACCGGCAACATGGTTTTATATGTACAGCCGCTTGCTATTACATCATTTGTGAAGGAGATTTATCTTTCCTTTATGTCGCAGGCCGAGAGCCGCCACATCCAATATGATTTTATAGCCGAAGCAACAGACACCAGTTTATACATCGATCACGACCAGTTGGAAAAGGTATTTTTTAATCTTTTATCCAACGCCTTTAAGTTTACGCCGGATCATGGACATATTACGGTTACCCTATCTCAATCTATTGATGGCTTTGCCATTAGCATTGCCGATAACGGTAAAGGTGTGCCTGTAGAACACCAGGCTAAGCTATTTACCAATTTTTACCAGGTACGTGATGGAAAATCGAACATGGGTACGGGCATCGGGCTTGCGCTTTCTAAAAGTATTGTTGAACTACATGGTGGCAGTGTTTCCTTTAAAAGTACGCCACAACATTCAGGGCAAAAAGGATCTACGGTATTTACAGTAAAACTGCCGCTTAATTTTACGCCTTCAAATAATGTTCATTTAATCGGGGATGGATCGGGAGCCGATAATGTGGCCTCATTCAGGCGCGAAGCGGAAATTGATATATTGAACACGCCGTCCCCAATAAAAACAAACACACAAGCTGCTTCTATAGTACTGGCCGAAGATAATGCCGAAATCCGCAGGTTCTTAACCGAATCGCTGCCGGGCTATCAGATCTCCGCATTTGAAGATGGCGCACAGGCTTTTAATTATGCCATTAACCACATCCCTGACCTTATTATCAGCGATGTAATGATGCCGGTAATGGACGGGCTGGAACTTTGCAGAAAAATTAAATTGGACGAGCGCACGAGCCACATTCCGGTAATTCTGCTAACCGCACTGGCCACGCACATACATCAGGTAAACGGCCTGCAAACCGGCGCTGATGTTTACCTAACCAAACCATTCAGCACCCGTTTGCTTGAATTACACATCAACAACCTGCTGGCCTCCCGCGAACTGATGCGGAAGAAATTTAGCCAGCAATTGGTTTTACACCCAAGACAGGTATTACTCAATAACCCCGATGAACATTTTATCCAGAAACTGATGGACATCATCGAAACCAATATGGAAAATCCCGAATTTGGTGTAGTTGCCTTAGGCGCCGAGATCGGCATGAGCAAGTCTGTGCTTTATAAAAAGATCTGTGCATTAACCAACCTCTCTCCCGCCGATTTTATCAAATCCATGCGCTTGAAACGAGCTAACGATTTATTACATCAGCAAAAACTGAGCGTTAGCGAGATCTCGGCATTAGTTGGCTTTAACGACCGCAAATATTTTAGCCAGGAGTTTAAAAAAATGTATGGCCAATCTCCTTCGGCTATTATCTCTTCGGCATCATAA
- a CDS encoding TraR/DksA family transcriptional regulator codes for MQQETTKTKYTDTELNEFRDLIQGKINMAREELYDLAGTLSASNSNGDDAAIAGKTLEDGSATFEKEQINQLAARQKKFIEQLEAALMRIDNKTYGICRSTGKLIPKERLRAVPHTTQTMEAKLKQA; via the coding sequence ATGCAACAGGAAACAACCAAAACCAAGTACACCGATACTGAACTAAATGAATTTAGGGATTTAATTCAAGGTAAGATCAATATGGCCCGCGAAGAGCTATATGATTTAGCGGGCACATTAAGCGCATCCAACTCAAATGGCGATGATGCTGCCATTGCCGGCAAAACGCTCGAAGATGGATCGGCAACGTTTGAAAAGGAACAGATTAATCAATTAGCCGCACGCCAGAAAAAATTTATAGAGCAACTTGAAGCCGCGTTGATGCGCATTGACAATAAAACTTATGGCATTTGCCGTTCTACCGGGAAACTAATACCCAAAGAGCGACTGCGTGCAGTGCCACATACCACACAAACTATGGAAGCAAAGCTTAAACAGGCTTAA
- a CDS encoding RNA polymerase sigma factor has product MSLTKISDDELIILLKDNSHAAYAELYQRYYRLLFVHAYKRLKDEEQAKDIVQEFFVSLWDKRETIAMRSSLAGYFFTAINNRVVDYFLHQEVEEKYISSFAGFLATEQVKTDHLVREKQLQAFIEKEIEQLPPKMKEIFQLSRKENLSHKEIAERLSISEKTVDRQVSNALFRLKTRFGIFVFLLFLIKF; this is encoded by the coding sequence ATGTCTCTTACAAAGATTAGTGATGATGAACTGATTATCCTGCTGAAGGATAATAGCCACGCGGCATACGCGGAGCTTTATCAGCGTTATTATCGTTTGCTTTTTGTACATGCTTATAAGCGCCTTAAAGATGAGGAGCAAGCCAAAGATATTGTACAGGAGTTTTTTGTATCCTTATGGGACAAGCGCGAAACCATCGCGATGCGATCAAGCCTCGCGGGGTATTTCTTTACGGCAATTAATAACCGCGTGGTCGATTATTTTCTGCACCAGGAGGTAGAAGAGAAGTATATCTCTTCATTTGCCGGATTTCTGGCTACCGAACAGGTTAAAACCGATCATCTGGTTAGAGAAAAGCAGCTACAGGCTTTTATTGAAAAAGAGATTGAGCAATTGCCGCCGAAAATGAAAGAGATTTTCCAGTTAAGCCGTAAAGAAAATCTTAGCCATAAGGAAATAGCCGAAAGATTGTCAATTTCTGAAAAAACTGTCGATCGGCAAGTGTCAAATGCTTTGTTTAGGCTCAAAACAAGGTTCGGTATATTCGTATTCCTGTTGTTTCTTATTAAATTTTAA